One segment of Danio aesculapii chromosome 3, fDanAes4.1, whole genome shotgun sequence DNA contains the following:
- the nfil3-2 gene encoding nuclear factor, interleukin 3 regulated, member 2 — MESLNLQISTNSSETLENTESFSDYSDLHSPQDIPRQSRLSKPKPNNMSCRRKREFISDEKKDASYWEKRRKNNEAAKRSREKRRFNDMILENRVLALNDENVRLKTELLQLKLRFGLISTASYMEKSQQIGSAVNRSSGSSSSSSSTTSHFYTSGYSSVSQMMMNSDSSEAEQSSRGDGNVKMAKYSPRGSLSDMSDGSSRDSPEPLPYDIKQEGMGLEMDIVSNTTSQMMFNIHSRLPAVLHQRTIEPGYSTNQQKQLHQETAASPVMPQSAQRSVISYRSSIASYPVESQDIIPQEQQNFTQATEEQSRSLVSKQLERRPFDSPSYDCPDDEAAERQAYIIQRQTSRINAAAPDLQIRPVEADETQVHHCPNSTMENDEPPVLTYEGGLSQEEYFEAHSGKDFSSSDGDPRSSDKEGSTDDESPSSSCSDTGSYHPHIFMTQNSFSPSQSKDGQAEVKGTALPHKLRLKHRAQSDGRASSQDSPTTPPANFQPLPQHPYLALSQPGGQSSVGFSKKDSSVESIECGRKESSMHNSRNKRHD; from the coding sequence ATGGAAAGTTTGAACTTACAAATTTCAACAAATTCCAGTGAAACCCTAGAGAACACAGAAAGCTTTTCAGACTACAGTGATCTTCATTCGCCTCAAGACATCCCTCGCCAGAGCCGCCTTTCTAAACCAAAGCCAAACAACATGAGTTGTCGACGCAAGCGTGAGTTCATCTCAGATGAGAAAAAGGATGCATCCTACTGGGAAAAGCGCCGCAAGAACAATGAGGCAGCCAAGCGCTCTCGGGAGAAACGCCGCTTTAATGACATGATCCTAGAGAACAGAGTTCTTGCACTGAATGATGAGAATGTACGCCTGAAAACTGAACTTTTACAGCTTAAACTCAGGTTTGGGCTGATAAGTACAGCCTCCTATATGGAAAAGAGTCAGCAGATTGGTAGTGCTGTTAATAGATCTTCTGGCAGCAGCTCCTCATCTTCCTCTACCACCAGTCACTTCTACACCAGTGGTTACTCCAGTGTTTCTCAAATGATGATGAACTCAGATTCCTCTGAAGCCGAGCAGTCTAGTCGAGGGGATGGCAATGTGAAAATGGCGAAGTACTCTCCAAGAGGTTCCCTCTCCGATATGTCTGATGGCTCCTCTCGGGATAGCCCAGAGCCTCTGCCGTATGACATCAAGCAGGAAGGGATGGGTCTAGAGATGGACATTGTCAGTAACACAACATCACAGATGATGTTCAACATTCATTCAAGACTGCCTGCTGTACTTCACCAGCGCACCATTGAACCAGGTTATTCAACCAATCAACAGAAGCAACTCCACCAGGAGACTGCTGCAAGTCCAGTCATGCCGCAATCTGCTCAAAGAAGTGTCATCTCATACCGTTCTAGCATTGCCTCATATCCTGTGGAAAGTCAGGACATTATTCCACAAGAACAGCAGAACTTTACTCAGGCTACAGAGGAACAGAGCAGAAGTCTGGTTTCCAAACAGCTAGAGAGAAGACCGTTTGACTCTCCATCTTATGACTGCCCAGATGATGAGGCAGCCGAAAGGCAGGCTTACATTATTCAGCGACAAACTTCCAGGATCAATGCTGCTGCTCCAGATCTTCAAATAAGACCAGTGGAGGCAGATGAAACACAGGTGCATCACTGTCCAAACAGCACTATGGAGAACGACGAGCCTCCAGTGCTGACCTATGAAGGAGGTTTGAGTCAAGAAGAGTATTTTGAGGCTCACTCAGGAAAGGACTTCTCTTCAAGTGATGGGGATCCCAGGAGCTCTGATAAAGAGGGCTCCACTGATGACGAGTCTCCCTCATCTTCTTGCTCAGACACAGGCAGCTATCACCCACACATATTCATGACCCAGAACTCCTTTTCTCCCAGCCAGAGCAAAGACGGTCAAGCAGAAGTCAAAGGCACTGCCCTACCGCACAAACTGAGACTCAAGCATAGGGCTCAAAGTGACGGCAGAGCATCATCTCAAGACTCACCCACAACGCCACCTGCTAATTTCCAGCCATTACCTCAGCACCCTTACCTGGCCTTGTCACAACCTGGAGGCCAATCGAGTGTGGGGTTTTCCAAGAAAGACAGCTCTGTTGAAAGCATTGAATGTGGGAGGAAGGAATCCAGTATGCATAACAGTCGCAACAAGAGACATGACTGA